CCTTATTTAACCTTACAATTGCCATTATCACAGCGCTTTTGGCCGGTGAGTAAATAAGATATCCGATAACGATTTCGGGCAAAGGCTAAATAAGCCATGTCAGCAACCGGTTTTATTAGCGGTAAGCGCAGCAGCTTTATCCAGCCATGCTTACCGGTTAAGCCCCAGGCTTTAGCAGTAACATCTAAACCATAAAGCCAACTGCCATCGGCTTGTAATCCATGTAATACCGTATTGGCATACACTACATCTAAATCAGGGAAGCGAAGGTTGATATCATCAGCATTAATGTCTTCAAGGTTAATCCGGCCTAAACTATCGTAACGCTTTAGTTGCTTCATTTCATTGAGGCACAGCGGGCAAGTGCCATCGTAAAAAACAGTCAGTTCCATCATTAACCCCATTTAGCTAACATGTATATTGAGTATTGTACGCACCATAGGCCAAGCTAGTTTACCTTTATTATCTCATGTGAGTTCAACAGATAGATCGACCGATCAAAACGAATATTTATGATCTTTTTATTTCAGCATAGCGTATATATTCAAAACAATTCACTAGGGCTAAATAATGCCACTAAGCCAAGCCATTATTAAGGTCACCAATTTACGTTTACGCACTTTTATTGGGTTTAACCAAGACGAGCGCGAAAAACAGCAAGATGTGGTGATCAACATTGAGATCCATTATCCAGCCGATCGATCGTTTCAAACCGACGATGTCGCCGATGCGCTAAACTACAAGATAATCACTAAGAAAGTGATTCAGCATGTAGAAGAAGGGCGCTTTTTATTACTGGAAAAACTGGTGGCTGACGTGTTAGAAATTTGCCGTGAACATCCAACAGTTACTTTAGCTAGGGTCACCATTGATAAGCCTCATGCATTACGATTCGCTGATTCAGTATCGCTATCTTTAGAGTATCAAGCCTAACCATTATTTAAGGATGTTATTATGACCACCATTAATGACATAACTCGCGCCGAGTTGTCTGCAGAAGCATTAAAAGTACAACAAGCGTTAGTTGCTCATGGACTTGAAACACCGCTAATACCAAATGACATGACCAGTGAGCAAAAGTATCAGCGTATTAAAGGTTTAATGACCGAGGTTGTGTCTACCTTAGGCTTAGATCTGACTGACGACAGCTTAGCTGAAACGCCGCATCGCATAGCAAAAATGTATGTTAATGAGATTTTCTCTGGTCTCGATTATGCTAACTTTCCTAAAATCACCCAAATTAACAATAAAATGGGTGTTGAAGAAATGATTAAAATTAGCGACATCAGCGTGGTCAGTACCTGCGAGCATCACTTTATTACCATTGATGGACTCGCCAAAGTCGCCTACATACCCAAAGACAATATTATTGGTCTATCGAAAATTAACCGTATCGTGCGTTTTTTTGCTCAACGCCCGCAAGTGCAAGAGCGTTTAACTCAGCAAATTTTAGTGGCACTGCAAACCTTGCTTGTCACCGATGACGTTGCG
This region of Shewanella livingstonensis genomic DNA includes:
- a CDS encoding thiol-disulfide oxidoreductase DCC family protein — translated: MELTVFYDGTCPLCLNEMKQLKRYDSLGRINLEDINADDINLRFPDLDVVYANTVLHGLQADGSWLYGLDVTAKAWGLTGKHGWIKLLRLPLIKPVADMAYLAFARNRYRISYLLTGQKRCDNGNCKVK
- the folX gene encoding dihydroneopterin triphosphate 2'-epimerase; this translates as MPLSQAIIKVTNLRLRTFIGFNQDEREKQQDVVINIEIHYPADRSFQTDDVADALNYKIITKKVIQHVEEGRFLLLEKLVADVLEICREHPTVTLARVTIDKPHALRFADSVSLSLEYQA
- the folE gene encoding GTP cyclohydrolase I FolE, which produces MTTINDITRAELSAEALKVQQALVAHGLETPLIPNDMTSEQKYQRIKGLMTEVVSTLGLDLTDDSLAETPHRIAKMYVNEIFSGLDYANFPKITQINNKMGVEEMIKISDISVVSTCEHHFITIDGLAKVAYIPKDNIIGLSKINRIVRFFAQRPQVQERLTQQILVALQTLLVTDDVAVSINATHYCVKSRGIMDTSSSTQTTALGGCFKANPATRAEFLA